The Amycolatopsis japonica nucleotide sequence TACTCCTGGATGATCGCCTGGCTGCGCTCGGGGTTCTTCAGCTTGACGTGGAGCGACGCGGGCAGCGCCTCCGGCCCGGTGAGCGCGAGCAGTTCCGGCTGGCTCTCGAACATCTTCTTGAACCGCTCGTAGGACTGCTCGCGGTTCTCGAAGACGACCGACTCGACGCCTTCGTTGCCCTGCAGCTCCTGACGCAGCGTCTGGCAGGCGGACTGCGAGCAGTTCGGGTCACCCGCGCTGATGTCGTTGACCAGATAGACCGAAACCTCGACGTCGGCGAGGAAGTTGGCCTTCATCTTGTCGATCGTGCCGACGGCCAGGAGACCGAAGCCGAGCATGGCGAGGGAGACCGCGGTGGTGAGGATCATCGCGATGGTCATCGTGACGTTCCGGCGCAAGCCGGTGACTACCTCGCTGAAGACGAAACTGGCGCGCATCGGGGTTGATGTCCCTTGGAAGTCGTGGGTTACGGAGGAGGGCGGGGCCGGTCAGCGGCCGATGCCGTAGACGCCTCGGGCGTCGTCACGGATGACCTTGCCGAGCTGGAGCTCGACGACCCTTCGCCGCATCGAGTCCACGATCGAATGGTCGTGGGTGGCCATCAGCACCGTCGTGCCGGTGCGGTTGATCCGCTCCAGCAGCAACATGATGTCCTGGCTGGTGTCGGGGTCCAGGTTCCCGGTCGGCTCGTCGGCGAGCAGCACGAGCGGGCGGTTCACGAACGCGCGGGCGATCGCGACGCGCTGCTGCTCACCACCGGAGAGTTCGTTGGGGAGCCGGTCGGCCTTGCCGTCGAGGCCGACGAGTTCGAGCACCTCGGGCACGACCTTGCGGATCGTGGGGCGCGGCTTGCCGATGACTTCGAGCGCGAAGGCGACGTTCTCGGCGACGGTCTTGTTCGACAGCAGACGGAAGTCCTGGAAGACGCAGCCGATGGTCTGCCGCAGCCGCGGCACCCGGCGACGGGCGAGCTTGGCGACGTCGAAGTTGGAGACCATGACGCGACCCTTGCTCGGCACCTCTTCGCGCAGCAGGAGACGCAGGAAGGTCGACTTCCCGGATCCCGAAGGACCGATCAGGAAGACGAACTCGCCTTTGTCGATCTCGACCGACACCCGCTCAAGGGCGGGACGGGTCGAGGTCTTGTAGACCTTGGAAACCTCTTCGAGCCGGATCACGGTTCGGCATACTACCCATGCCCGCCGTTAAGCCCGGGTAGCCCGGTCCCGGCGGCCGAGCGAGCAAGGGACCTTTGCTATCACTCTCTTTCGGAAAGTGGTAGCAAAGGTCCCTTGCTCTCTCACGCAGGGTTGTTACGCGGCTCCGGACTGCTTGCGCCAGCGGATGCCGGCCTCCAGGAAGCCGTCGATCTCGCCGTCGAGCACGGACGACGGGTTGCCGACCTCGAACTCGGTCCGCAGGTCCTTCACCATCTGGTACGGGTGCAGCACGTAGGAGCGCATCTGGTTGCCCCAGCTGGAGCCGCCGTCCTTGAGCGCGTCCATCTCGGCGCGCTCCTCCTCCTTCTTCCGCTGCAGCAGCCGCGCCTGGAGCACCTTCATCGCGGCCGCCTTGTTCTGCAGCTGCGACTTTTCGTTCTGACACGAAACGACCACGCCGGTCGGGATGTGCGTGATCCGCACCGCCGAGTCCGTCGTGTTCACGCTCTGCCCGCCCGGGCCGGACGACCGGTACACGTCGACGCGGATGTCCTTCTCTGGGATGTCGACGTGGTCGACCTCCTCGACCTCGGGCATCACCTCGACGTGCGCGAAGGAGGTCTGGCGACGGCTCTGGTTGTCGAACGGCGAGATGCGCACCAGCCGGTGCGTGCCCTGCTCGACCGAGAGCGTGCCGTAGACGTACGGGGCGCTCACCTTGAAGGTGGCGGACTTGATGCCCGCTTCTTCGGCGTAGGAGATGTCGTAGACGTCCGTCGGGTAGTTGTGGCGCTCCGCCCACCGCAGGTACATCCGGAGCAGCATCTCGGCCCAGTCGGCGGCGTCGACACCGCCCGCTTCGGACCGGATGGTGACCACGGCGTTCCGCGGGTCGTATTCACCCGACAGCAGGGTGCGGACCTCGAGCCCGTCGATGTCCTTGGTGAGCGCCGTGAGCTCGGACTCGGACTCGGCCACACTGGCGGAGTCGCCCTCGGCCTCGGCCAGTTCATAGAGGACGCCCAGGTCGTCGAGCCGCTGCCGCAGCTCGGAAATGCGTCGCAGCTCACTCTGCCGGTGGGACAACTGGCTGGTGACCTTCTGCGCCGCTTCGGGGTCGTCCCAGAGGTTCGGGCTGGATGCCTGTTCCTCCAGCTCGGCCACCTGGGCACGCAGCGCATCCAGGTCCATCACCGACTCGATCTGCGTCAGCTTGCCGGCCAGGTCCTTCAGTGCCGCATCGAACTCATCACTCACGTCGGCCAAGGTTACGGCAAAACCCACGACCGGTTGCGGGGAACCGGCCGTGGGCACCTGTCCGGGTCAGGACTGGGGGATGGAATCCAGCAGTTTCAGTGCGGCTTTGGCCTGCGCCTGAGCGAACTCGGCGACCGCTTTGGCGTACGGGCCGTCGGCGGCCTTGGTGGCGGCCTTGGCCTCGTCGAGCTGCTGCGTGTAGCTCGCGCGGGCCGATTCGAGCAGGGTCGCGCGCTGCTTCACCGTCAACGAACCGGCGTGCACGAGACGGAGGATCAGCGGGCTGCGGAGGTGGTCAGGACCGGCTTCGGAGGACAGCCACGTCTTGAACGCCTTCTTGCCCGCCGCGGTGATGAGGTACTGCTGGCTCGACCGCGGCCCCTGCTTGCCGAGGCGGACGAGGCCCTCCTTCGACAAGGCGGGGAGCTCCCGGTACACCTGGCTGCGAGTCACGCTGAAGAAGGCGCCGAAACGCTCACCCGCCCCCGCGACCAGTTGCCCGCCCGTGGCGGGACCGTCGTGGAGAAGACCGAGCAGTGCGGCGGCTGTTGCATTCAATTCGGACACGTCCTCTACGGTCCCACTTTTCGGAACCTGTGTCCACTGTGGTCAACACATCTGTCCATTGTGGCTAGTGATATGCGCTCATTCGGCCCAACGCACTACGCCTGTCCACAATGGACCGAACACGCTACGCAACCGGCCTTCGCCACGGACAGCGGTACGCGTCCCCCGCCCCGACCAACGACGGGGAGTGATCGCCCCGGAGGGCGCACAGGCGACGGAACCGGAAAACGAAGAAGCGCGGATCTGCGATTTCCGCAGATCCGCGCTTCGTTTTCACAGTAGCGGGGACAGGATTTGAACCTGCGACCTCTGGGTTATGAGCCCAGCGAGCTACCGAGCTGCTCCACCCCGCGTCGTTGTGTTAATAGATTACACGGGGCCCGGACCGGGTTTCACGGGGGTGCCCTTAACTTCCCAAAAGGCCTTTGACCTGCCTTTATGGCGCGACTTTGTCATCCAGCCAAGCGAAGGCGCCGTTGAGCACCATGGTCAGCCCGTCGCCGAACCTGCCTTCGACGTCCTCGTCGAAGACCCACGCGGTAGGCGTCACGTCGTAACGCGGGTCCCGTTCGCCCGGAACCGGATAAACGGCCTGTTCTTCGATGGTGAAACCGATGACATAGGTGTAGACGGTGAACAACGCTCGTCCGGCCAGGTACGGTTCGAGCCCCGCGTCGACCCGACCCTGCAGCGGATTGTCACCGAGCAGACTGTCGTCGGTCAGGAAAGTCCCGGCGAAGACCTTCGCGCCGTCACGGTAAGCGAGCATCATCCGGCGCAAGGCCCGTGCCGCCAGCTCGAGAGATTCCCGCTCCCCCATACCTTCCGGCACACGACCCGGCATCGCGTCCGCGTACATCCGCGTCGCCATCTCGTCGAGCAGCTCCTGTTTGTTCTTCATGTGCCAGTACAACGCGGGCGCCTTGACCCCGAGCTCCTGCGCGATCAGGCGGAGCGTCAGCCCGTTGAGCCCGACGTCATTGAGCAGCCGAAGCCCGGCGCGGGCGATGTCCTGCCTGGTCAGACCCACTTTCATCCCTCTTTCCAGCGGAAGCGCCTTGACAATTTAACAATGTTAAGGGCACGCTGGGCGTCGGTCAATTTAACGTCGTTAAGGAGTGGTATGAACAACCTGGGGACGGACGTGGTCGTGGCCGGCGCCGGGCCGACGGGGCTGATGCTTGCCCACGAACTCGCGCTCGCCGGTGTCGATGTCGTGGTTCTGGAACGGCTTCACGAGCGCACGGGACTGTCGAAGGCGCTGAACCTGCAGCCGCGCACGGCGGAAATCCTGCAGCTGCGCGGACTTCTGGACGGCGCCGAGGAACGTTCGTTCGCGACGGTGCGAGACGGACATTTCGCGATGATCCCGGTCGGCTACGACGGCTGGGACACTCGTTTCCCTTTCCAGCTGGGGATTCCGCAGGCACAGGTGGAGGAGTACCTGGAGGAACGGCTTGCCGCACAAGGAACGAAGGTGATCCGAGGCGCCGAAGTAATCGATTTCGTGCAGGACAAGGACTCTGTCTCTGTCCGGTACCGAACAGACAGCGGCGAGAACGTGCTGTACGCGAAGTTCCTCGTCGGCTGCGACGGCGCTCGAAGTGTTGTACGCAAAGGACTCGGCGTGGACTTTCCCGGAGTGGACGGTGAAGGTTTCGGCGTGGTCGCGGACGTCCTGTTCGACAGAATCCCTGACGGCGCGCAAAAACAGTGGCGAACGATGCGGAACACCGGCGAGCCGACCGGTGCGACCACGTTCAAAGGCCTGATTCCGTTGGGAGAACCGGGTCTCTACCGCTTCGTGTACGGCGACAGGGCCTCGCGGCCTGCGGACCTCCGGGCCGCCGTCTCCCACGACGAAGTCCGGCGAGCGCTGCTGGACTCGTACGGTGAGACAGCGAAGGTGTCGGAAATCCGGTGGGCGTCACAGTTCTCCGACGCCGCGCGGCAGGCGGAGCACTACCGCGCCGGGCGGGTGCTGCTGGCGGGCGATGCCGCGCATATCCATTTCCCGGCCGGCGGCCAGGGGCTGAACCTGGGCGTGCAGGACGCGATGAATCTGGGCTGGAAGCTCGCCGCGACCGTGCGCGGCTGGGCGGGCGACGACCTGCTCGACACCTACGAGGCCGAGCGGCACCCCGTCGGCGCTCAAGTGCTGCACAACGTCGCCGCTCAACTGGGGCTGACTCCGCGGTCTCATTCGTCTCGCGCGCTTCGTGCCGTTTTCGCCGACCTGGCCGCGCTGCCCGAGGTGAGCAAGCACCTGTCGGGCATGGTCTCGGGCCTGGGGATCCGCTACACGACCCACGGGACCGCGCATCCCGCGCTCGGCTCGCGGCTGACCGATGAGGACGTCGCGACCGAAGAGGGCCCACTGCGCCCCAGCACACTCTTCCGCGACGGCGCCTTCGTGCTCCTGACGACCACCCCGGCCCACATCGACGCCGCCCGGGCCCACGCCCGCTCGCCGCGCCTGACCACCCAGCTGGTCACGTCCCTGCCGTGGCCCGCCACTGAAGCCGTCCTGTACCGCCCCGATGGCTATGCCTGCTGGACCGCCCCCGCCCCGCCCCCGCGCGGTAGCAAAGGTCCCCCGCTCCCCCACCTGGTAGCAAAGGTCCCCCGCTACCACCGTCACCCTGGGCACCGAGGCGACCCACTCACTCCGGGGGTCCAGGGGGCGGAGCCCTCCTGGCGGGGGTCCGGGGGTTCGACCCCCGGGACAAATGCGAAGGAGGCCCGTATCTGCGTTTTCCGCAGACACGGGCCTCCAACCTCTGTAGCGGGGACAGGATTTGAACCTGCGACCTCTGGGTTATGAGCCCAGCGAGCTACCGAGCTGCTCCACCCCGCGTCGTGACACCTACCTTACGCCTGCGTTTCGAGCAGGCGCAAAGCAGGTGCCCTTTAGGTAAGCGACGTCACCCTCCGGGCTGGCCGGAGGTCGGGGGCGCACCGGACGCCGGCGGGTTGGCCTTGGCCGACTCGTAGGCCTTCGAAGCGGCTTCGAGTGCGGCCAGGGCGGCACCCTGGTCGGCGTAGTTGCCGGATTGCTGGGCGGCGCGGAACTTGACCCAGGCGTCGTGCATGTCGCCCGCGGCCTTGTCGAGCGCCGGGTTGCCGGTGGCCGGCGGCTGCGGCGTCGTGGTGCCGGGGGGCGGTGTGGTCGTTCCGGGCGTGCCTCCTGTCTGCGGCGGCGTGACCCCGGAACCCGTGCCCGGCCCGAAGACCTGATCCAGGGCTTCGTTGAGCGTCGGCGCGAAACCGATCTTGGTGCCATAGGAGACCAAGACCCGGGCCAGCTGCGGATAGCTCAGCTGGTTCCGCTGCCGGATGTAGACCGGTTCCACGTAGAGGAAGCCGTTCGCGACAGGCAGGGTGATCAGGTTTCCGTACGTGACGGTGACGTTCGGGTTGTTGAACAGGGTCCGGTCCTGCGCGACCCGTGGGTCACTTTGGAATCTGTTCTGGACCTGGACGGGACCGTCCACCTGGGTCGATCCACTGGCGCCTGTCGGCAGTCTCAGGACGCGCATCTTCCCGTAGTCCTCGGGATCGGAGGACACGGACATCCAGGCCGCCAGGTACTGCCGCTGGAGACCGGTCAGTGAACTGGTGAGCTGGAATCGCGATTTGTTGTCTCCCGGCGCGGTGGCCAGGACGTAGTAGCCGGGCTGGTTCGCGACACCGGAAGCGGACGCGTTCACGCCGCCTTCCTGCGTCGGGTCCTGCGGAACGCTCCAGAAGGCCTGCTGCGCGTAGAACTCCGCCGGGTTGTTCACGTGGTACTTCGACAGGAGTTCCCGCTGCACCTTGAAGAGGTCTTCGGGGTAGCGGAAGTGCGACCGCAGGTCCGGCGAGATCTCGCTGCTCGGCTTGACCAGGCCCGGGAAGACGTTCTTCCAGGCGTTGAGCACCGGCTCGTTGTCCTCGACCCCGTACAGGGTCACGGTGCCGTCGAACGCGTCGACGGTGGCCTTGACCGAGTTGCGGATGTAGTTGAGCGAGGAGTTCGCCTGGCGGGTGGTGCCGCTGAGCGAGTCGTTGGTCGCCTGGCCGAGCTGGGTCTGCTGGGCGTACGGGAAGTTGTTCATCGTGGTGTAGCCGTCGACGATCCAGATGATCTTGCCGTTGACGACCGCCGGATACGGGTCACCGTCGAGGGTCAGCCACGGGGCGACCTTGGCGACGCGGTCCCGCGGCTCGCGGTTGAACATGATCTTGGATCCGTCGCCGATGGCGTCGGAGAAGAGGATGTTCCGCTCGCCGTACTCGGCGGCGAAGACGAGCCGGTTGAACCAGTTGTCGATCGGCACGCCGCCGGAGCCCTTGTAGAT carries:
- the ftsE gene encoding cell division ATP-binding protein FtsE encodes the protein MIRLEEVSKVYKTSTRPALERVSVEIDKGEFVFLIGPSGSGKSTFLRLLLREEVPSKGRVMVSNFDVAKLARRRVPRLRQTIGCVFQDFRLLSNKTVAENVAFALEVIGKPRPTIRKVVPEVLELVGLDGKADRLPNELSGGEQQRVAIARAFVNRPLVLLADEPTGNLDPDTSQDIMLLLERINRTGTTVLMATHDHSIVDSMRRRVVELQLGKVIRDDARGVYGIGR
- a CDS encoding PadR family transcriptional regulator, with protein sequence MSELNATAAALLGLLHDGPATGGQLVAGAGERFGAFFSVTRSQVYRELPALSKEGLVRLGKQGPRSSQQYLITAAGKKAFKTWLSSEAGPDHLRSPLILRLVHAGSLTVKQRATLLESARASYTQQLDEAKAATKAADGPYAKAVAEFAQAQAKAALKLLDSIPQS
- the prfB gene encoding peptide chain release factor 2 encodes the protein MSDEFDAALKDLAGKLTQIESVMDLDALRAQVAELEEQASSPNLWDDPEAAQKVTSQLSHRQSELRRISELRQRLDDLGVLYELAEAEGDSASVAESESELTALTKDIDGLEVRTLLSGEYDPRNAVVTIRSEAGGVDAADWAEMLLRMYLRWAERHNYPTDVYDISYAEEAGIKSATFKVSAPYVYGTLSVEQGTHRLVRISPFDNQSRRQTSFAHVEVMPEVEEVDHVDIPEKDIRVDVYRSSGPGGQSVNTTDSAVRITHIPTGVVVSCQNEKSQLQNKAAAMKVLQARLLQRKKEEERAEMDALKDGGSSWGNQMRSYVLHPYQMVKDLRTEFEVGNPSSVLDGEIDGFLEAGIRWRKQSGAA
- a CDS encoding FAD-dependent monooxygenase — protein: MLAHELALAGVDVVVLERLHERTGLSKALNLQPRTAEILQLRGLLDGAEERSFATVRDGHFAMIPVGYDGWDTRFPFQLGIPQAQVEEYLEERLAAQGTKVIRGAEVIDFVQDKDSVSVRYRTDSGENVLYAKFLVGCDGARSVVRKGLGVDFPGVDGEGFGVVADVLFDRIPDGAQKQWRTMRNTGEPTGATTFKGLIPLGEPGLYRFVYGDRASRPADLRAAVSHDEVRRALLDSYGETAKVSEIRWASQFSDAARQAEHYRAGRVLLAGDAAHIHFPAGGQGLNLGVQDAMNLGWKLAATVRGWAGDDLLDTYEAERHPVGAQVLHNVAAQLGLTPRSHSSRALRAVFADLAALPEVSKHLSGMVSGLGIRYTTHGTAHPALGSRLTDEDVATEEGPLRPSTLFRDGAFVLLTTTPAHIDAARAHARSPRLTTQLVTSLPWPATEAVLYRPDGYACWTAPAPPPRGSKGPPLPHLVAKVPRYHRHPGHRGDPLTPGVQGAEPSWRGSGGSTPGTNAKEARICVFRRHGPPTSVAGTGFEPATSGL
- a CDS encoding TetR/AcrR family transcriptional regulator C-terminal domain-containing protein, which produces MGLTRQDIARAGLRLLNDVGLNGLTLRLIAQELGVKAPALYWHMKNKQELLDEMATRMYADAMPGRVPEGMGERESLELAARALRRMMLAYRDGAKVFAGTFLTDDSLLGDNPLQGRVDAGLEPYLAGRALFTVYTYVIGFTIEEQAVYPVPGERDPRYDVTPTAWVFDEDVEGRFGDGLTMVLNGAFAWLDDKVAP